One Telluria mixta DNA window includes the following coding sequences:
- a CDS encoding PepSY-associated TM helix domain-containing protein, whose protein sequence is MHPTGSTSSPSTALPGVRRATFLRQLHQWHWISSALCLMAMLLFAITGFTLNHASQIEAKPAVTRQKATLPPLLRTQIGEFAAGHADANVPLPAPLADWAEQTFPVQVRGVRAEWSEEDAYVALPRPGGDAWLRIGVDGNAEFESTDRGWISWLNDMHKGRNAGPVWGWFIDIFAIACVVFCVTGFLILKYHAANRPSTWPVIGLGIVLPIVLALLFVH, encoded by the coding sequence ATGCACCCGACCGGCTCGACCTCCTCCCCTTCCACTGCGCTCCCAGGCGTGCGCCGCGCCACATTCCTGCGCCAGTTGCATCAATGGCACTGGATCAGTTCCGCCCTGTGCCTGATGGCCATGCTGCTGTTCGCGATCACCGGTTTCACCCTGAACCACGCCTCCCAGATCGAAGCAAAGCCGGCCGTCACGCGCCAGAAGGCGACCTTGCCACCGTTGCTCCGCACCCAGATCGGGGAATTCGCCGCCGGCCATGCGGACGCGAATGTCCCGCTGCCCGCCCCGCTGGCAGACTGGGCCGAGCAGACCTTCCCCGTGCAAGTGCGCGGTGTGCGCGCCGAATGGAGCGAGGAAGACGCCTACGTCGCCCTGCCCCGCCCCGGCGGCGACGCCTGGCTGCGCATCGGCGTGGACGGCAATGCCGAATTCGAATCGACCGACCGCGGCTGGATCTCCTGGCTGAACGACATGCACAAGGGCCGCAACGCGGGTCCTGTGTGGGGCTGGTTCATCGACATCTTCGCCATCGCCTGCGTCGTCTTCTGCGTCACCGGTTTCCTGATCCTGAAATACCACGCGGCCAACCGGCCGTCGACGTGGCCCGTGATCGGCCTCGGCATCGTGCTGCCGATCGTGCTGGCCCTGCTGTTCGTTCATTAA
- a CDS encoding PspC domain-containing protein, which yields MMISDEIKRLHELHQAGALTDAEFEQAKAKVLSGASSTVNLNKTASADGTFASELNTLRRSRTDRWLGGVCGGLARVSGVDAWVWRLVFTLFTITFGFGIVIYLLLWIFVPEE from the coding sequence ATCATGATCTCCGATGAAATCAAGCGTTTGCACGAACTGCACCAGGCCGGCGCCCTGACCGACGCCGAATTCGAACAGGCGAAGGCGAAGGTATTGTCCGGCGCCTCGTCGACCGTGAACCTGAACAAGACCGCGAGTGCCGACGGCACGTTCGCGTCCGAGCTGAACACCTTGCGCCGCTCGCGCACCGACCGCTGGCTGGGCGGTGTCTGCGGCGGCCTCGCCCGAGTCTCGGGCGTGGATGCGTGGGTGTGGCGGCTCGTGTTCACCTTGTTCACCATCACGTTCGGATTCGGGATCGTGATTTACCTGTTGTTGTGGATTTTCGTGCCGGAAGAGTGA
- the odhB gene encoding 2-oxoglutarate dehydrogenase complex dihydrolipoyllysine-residue succinyltransferase, with protein MAQIEVKVPQLSESVAEATLLSWHKKVGEAVARDENLIDIETDKVVLELPAPAAGVIVQIIKNDGGTVVSGEVIAIIDTEASAGVSPLQVTAAPAAGVEAAAAAAPAAAAAATGSKGDVAMPAAAKILADNNLTAADATGTGRDGRVTKGDALAAVANKPAVAAPAPLQQAAPKAALPQVAAPAVNLGDRPEERVPMSRLRARIAERLLQSQSTNAILTTFNEVNMAPVMEMRAKYKDKFEKEHGVKLGFMSFFVKAAVAALKKYPILNASVDGNDIIYHGYFDIGIAVGSPRGLVVPILRNADQMSIAEIEKKIGEFGQKAKDGKLTLEDLTGGTFSISNGGTFGSMLSTPIINPPQSAILGVHATKDRAVVENGQIVIRPMNYLAMSYDHRIIDGREAVLGLVAMKDALEDPARLLLDL; from the coding sequence ATGGCACAAATCGAAGTCAAGGTCCCCCAATTGTCGGAATCGGTCGCGGAAGCGACCCTGCTGTCGTGGCACAAGAAAGTCGGCGAAGCCGTCGCGCGCGACGAGAACCTGATCGACATCGAGACCGACAAGGTGGTCCTGGAACTGCCGGCCCCGGCCGCCGGCGTGATCGTGCAAATCATCAAGAACGACGGCGGTACCGTCGTGTCGGGTGAAGTCATCGCCATCATCGATACCGAAGCCTCGGCCGGCGTGAGCCCGCTGCAGGTGACCGCTGCTCCGGCCGCCGGCGTTGAAGCCGCTGCCGCTGCCGCACCGGCTGCTGCCGCTGCCGCCACGGGTTCGAAAGGCGACGTCGCCATGCCGGCCGCCGCCAAGATCCTGGCCGACAACAACCTGACCGCCGCCGACGCCACCGGCACCGGCCGTGACGGCCGCGTGACCAAGGGCGACGCCCTGGCCGCCGTTGCGAACAAGCCTGCAGTCGCCGCTCCGGCACCGCTGCAGCAAGCCGCACCGAAGGCAGCCCTGCCGCAAGTGGCTGCACCGGCCGTCAACCTGGGCGACCGTCCGGAAGAGCGCGTGCCGATGAGCCGCCTGCGCGCCCGTATCGCCGAGCGCCTGCTGCAGTCGCAGTCGACCAACGCCATCCTGACGACGTTCAACGAAGTCAACATGGCGCCGGTCATGGAAATGCGCGCCAAGTACAAGGACAAGTTCGAGAAAGAGCACGGCGTCAAGCTGGGCTTCATGTCCTTCTTCGTCAAGGCCGCCGTTGCCGCACTGAAGAAGTACCCGATCCTGAACGCGTCGGTCGACGGTAACGACATCATCTACCACGGCTACTTCGACATCGGTATCGCCGTCGGTTCGCCGCGCGGCCTGGTCGTCCCGATCCTGCGCAACGCCGACCAGATGTCGATCGCCGAGATCGAGAAGAAGATCGGCGAATTCGGCCAGAAAGCCAAGGACGGCAAGCTGACGCTGGAAGACCTGACCGGCGGTACGTTCTCGATCTCGAACGGCGGCACGTTCGGTTCGATGCTGTCGACCCCGATCATCAACCCGCCGCAGTCGGCAATCCTGGGCGTGCACGCGACCAAGGACCGCGCCGTCGTCGAGAACGGCCAGATCGTCATCCGCCCGATGAACTACCTGGCGATGTCGTACGACCACCGCATCATCGACGGCCGCGAAGCCGTCCTGGGCCTGGTCGCGATGAAGGATGCGCTGGAAGATCCGGCCCGCCTGCTGCTCGACCTGTAA
- a CDS encoding 2-oxoglutarate dehydrogenase E1 component, whose protein sequence is MMQQYNANSYLFGGNAPYVEELYEAYLNNPGSVPDNWRAYFDAMQHMPAVDGTAKPDVDHSSVIASFAERAKQGPIRTVTASPDAELGRKRVAVTQLIAAYRYLGSRWANLDPLQRQERPPIPELDPAFYGFTEADLDTKFNISNTYFGQEEASLRDLLNMLRDTYCRSIGAEFMYVSDPTEKRWLQEKLESIRSTPTFTAEKKKHILERLTAAEGLERYLHTKYVGAKRFSLEGGESFIASMDEVIRRAGEHGVQEIVIGMAHRGRLNVLVNTLGKAPSDLFEEFEGKHADDLPAGDVKYHQGFSSDISTPGGPVHLSLAFNPSHLEIVNPVVEGSVKARMERRGDRQGKEVLPILVHGDAAFAGQGVVMETLNLAQTRGYGTGGTVHIVINNQIGFTTSDPRDARSTLYCTDVVKMIEAPVLHVNADDPEAVVLASQLAMDYRTEFHKDIVVDVICYRKLGHNEQDTPALTQPLMYKKIAKHPGTRKLYADKLAAQGTIAADGGDQLVAAYRAAMDAGKHTVDPVLTDFKNKYAVDWAPFLNKKWTDAADTAVPLTELKRLAQRITTVPENFKLHSLVEKVLADRAKMGQGELNLDWGMGEHLAYASLLASGYAVRLSGQDAGRGTFVHRHAVLHDQNRERWDQGIYLPLANVSDNQANFTVIDSVLSEEAVLGFEYGYSTAEPNTLTIWEGQFGDFVNGAQVVIDQFIASGEVKWGRASGLVMMLPHGYEGQGPEHSSARIERFLQLSADHNMQVVQPTTAAQIFHLLRRQMVRQFRKPLVIFTPKSLLRNKDAGSPLTDLAKGGFQTVIGELDDKIDANKVKRVIVCSGKVYYDLVNSRKTRGTTDTAIVRIEQLYPFPHKAFQAELKKFPNATEVVWAQDEPQNQGPWFQIQHNVFESMEAGQRLAYAGRPASASPAVGYTDKHVAQQKELLDTAFSKLKGFVLTK, encoded by the coding sequence ATGATGCAACAATATAACGCCAACTCGTACCTGTTCGGCGGTAATGCGCCGTACGTGGAAGAGTTGTACGAAGCGTACCTGAACAATCCGGGTTCCGTGCCGGACAACTGGCGCGCCTATTTCGACGCGATGCAGCACATGCCTGCCGTCGACGGTACCGCCAAGCCGGACGTGGATCACTCGTCCGTGATCGCTTCGTTCGCCGAGCGCGCCAAGCAGGGCCCGATCCGCACCGTGACCGCATCGCCGGACGCTGAACTCGGCCGCAAGCGCGTCGCCGTGACCCAGCTGATCGCCGCTTACCGCTACCTCGGCTCGCGCTGGGCCAACCTGGACCCGCTGCAGCGCCAGGAACGTCCGCCGATCCCGGAACTCGATCCGGCCTTCTACGGCTTCACCGAAGCCGACCTGGACACCAAGTTCAACATCAGCAACACCTACTTCGGCCAGGAAGAAGCCTCGCTGCGCGACCTGCTGAACATGTTGCGCGACACCTACTGCCGTTCCATCGGCGCAGAATTCATGTACGTCAGCGATCCGACCGAGAAGCGCTGGCTGCAGGAGAAGCTCGAGTCGATCCGCTCGACCCCGACCTTCACCGCTGAAAAGAAAAAGCACATCCTCGAGCGCCTGACCGCGGCCGAAGGCCTGGAGCGCTACCTCCACACCAAGTACGTCGGCGCCAAGCGCTTCTCGCTGGAAGGCGGCGAATCGTTCATCGCCTCGATGGACGAAGTGATCCGCCGCGCCGGCGAGCACGGCGTGCAGGAAATCGTCATCGGCATGGCCCACCGCGGCCGCCTGAACGTCCTGGTCAACACGCTGGGCAAGGCCCCGTCCGACCTGTTCGAGGAATTCGAAGGCAAGCACGCCGACGACCTGCCGGCCGGCGACGTCAAATACCACCAGGGCTTCTCGAGCGACATCTCGACCCCGGGCGGCCCGGTCCACCTGTCGCTGGCGTTCAACCCGTCGCACCTGGAAATCGTCAACCCGGTCGTGGAAGGTTCGGTCAAGGCGCGCATGGAGCGCCGCGGCGACCGCCAGGGCAAGGAAGTCCTGCCGATCCTCGTGCACGGCGACGCCGCGTTCGCAGGCCAGGGCGTCGTGATGGAAACGCTGAACCTGGCGCAGACCCGCGGCTACGGCACGGGCGGCACGGTTCACATCGTCATCAACAACCAGATCGGCTTCACCACGTCCGACCCGCGCGACGCGCGCTCGACGCTGTACTGCACCGACGTCGTCAAGATGATCGAGGCACCGGTGCTGCACGTGAACGCGGACGATCCGGAAGCCGTCGTGCTGGCCTCGCAGCTGGCGATGGACTACCGCACCGAGTTCCATAAAGACATCGTCGTCGACGTGATCTGCTACCGCAAGCTGGGCCACAACGAGCAGGACACCCCGGCCCTGACCCAGCCGCTGATGTACAAGAAGATCGCCAAGCACCCGGGCACCCGCAAGCTGTACGCGGACAAGCTGGCCGCGCAGGGCACCATTGCCGCCGACGGTGGCGACCAGCTCGTGGCCGCGTACCGCGCCGCGATGGACGCCGGCAAGCACACCGTGGATCCGGTCCTGACCGACTTCAAGAACAAGTACGCCGTCGACTGGGCACCGTTCCTGAACAAGAAGTGGACCGACGCCGCCGACACCGCCGTACCGCTGACCGAGCTGAAACGCCTGGCCCAGCGCATCACGACCGTGCCGGAAAACTTCAAGCTGCACTCGCTCGTCGAGAAAGTGCTGGCCGACCGCGCCAAGATGGGCCAGGGCGAGCTGAACCTCGACTGGGGCATGGGCGAACACCTGGCCTACGCGTCGCTGCTGGCCTCGGGCTACGCCGTCCGCCTGTCGGGCCAGGACGCCGGCCGCGGCACGTTCGTGCACCGTCACGCCGTGCTGCACGACCAGAACCGCGAGCGTTGGGACCAGGGCATCTACCTGCCGCTGGCCAACGTGTCGGACAACCAGGCCAACTTCACCGTCATCGACTCCGTGCTGTCGGAAGAAGCGGTGCTGGGCTTCGAATACGGTTATTCGACCGCCGAGCCGAACACGCTGACGATCTGGGAAGGCCAGTTCGGCGACTTCGTGAACGGTGCGCAGGTCGTGATCGACCAGTTCATCGCCTCGGGCGAAGTGAAGTGGGGCCGCGCGTCGGGTCTCGTCATGATGCTGCCGCACGGCTACGAAGGCCAGGGTCCGGAGCACTCGTCGGCCCGTATCGAGCGTTTCCTGCAGCTGTCCGCCGACCACAACATGCAAGTCGTGCAGCCGACCACGGCCGCGCAGATCTTCCACCTGCTGCGCCGCCAGATGGTGCGCCAGTTCCGCAAGCCGCTCGTCATCTTCACGCCGAAGTCGCTGCTGCGTAACAAGGACGCCGGCTCGCCGCTGACCGACCTGGCCAAGGGCGGCTTCCAGACCGTCATCGGCGAACTGGACGACAAGATCGACGCCAACAAGGTCAAGCGCGTGATCGTCTGCTCGGGCAAGGTGTACTACGACCTGGTCAACTCGCGCAAGACCCGCGGCACGACGGACACCGCCATCGTCCGTATCGAGCAGCTGTACCCGTTCCCGCACAAGGCGTTCCAGGCCGAACTGAAGAAGTTCCCGAACGCGACGGAAGTCGTGTGGGCGCAGGACGAGCCGCAGAACCAGGGTCCGTGGTTCCAGATCCAGCACAACGTGTTCGAAAGCATGGAAGCAGGCCAGCGCCTGGCGTACGCCGGCCGTCCGGCTTCCGCGTCGCCGGCTGTCGGCTACACCGACAAGCACGTTGCGCAGCAGAAGGAACTGCTGGACACGGCGTTCTCGAAACTCAAGGGTTTCGTCCTGACCAAATAA
- the lpdA gene encoding dihydrolipoyl dehydrogenase, translating into MSTEKQFDVVVIGGGPGGYVAAIRAAQLGFKTACIDEWQNAKGGPALGGTCTNVGCIPSKALLQSSEHFEHAGHAFAEHGIDVAGLSLNLGQMLKRKEGVVKANNDGIVYLFKKNKVTFFHGRGTLAGKAGEGYAINVSGPTTDSISAKNVIIATGSNARELPGAPFDEKVILSNTGALTVDAVPAKLGVIGAGVIGLEMGSVWRRLGAKVTVLEGLPTFLGAVDEQIAKEAHKLFTKQGLDIQLGVKINSVTKGDNNVTVDYADAAGAAKSETFDRLIVSIGRVPNTNGLGIETVGVQLDERGFVAVDDECRTNVPGIWAVGDVVRGPMLAHKAEEEGVAVAERIAGQHGHVNFNTIPWVIYTSPEIAWVGKTEQQLKKEGVAYKAGTFPFMANGRARALGDTSGMVKFLADAATDEILGVHIVGPVASELISEAVVAMEFRASSEDIARICHAHPSLSEATKEAALAVDKRSLNF; encoded by the coding sequence ATGAGCACTGAAAAACAATTCGACGTCGTCGTGATCGGCGGCGGTCCTGGCGGCTACGTGGCCGCGATCCGCGCTGCGCAGCTGGGCTTCAAGACCGCCTGTATCGACGAATGGCAGAACGCCAAGGGCGGCCCGGCACTGGGCGGCACCTGCACGAACGTCGGCTGCATCCCGTCGAAGGCACTGCTGCAATCGTCGGAACACTTCGAGCACGCCGGTCACGCGTTTGCCGAGCACGGCATCGACGTCGCCGGCCTGTCGCTGAACCTGGGCCAGATGCTCAAGCGCAAAGAGGGCGTCGTCAAGGCCAACAACGACGGCATCGTCTACCTGTTCAAGAAGAACAAGGTCACCTTCTTCCACGGCCGCGGCACGCTCGCCGGCAAGGCAGGCGAAGGCTACGCCATCAACGTCTCGGGCCCGACCACCGATTCGATCAGCGCGAAAAACGTGATCATCGCGACCGGCTCGAACGCCCGCGAACTGCCGGGCGCACCGTTCGACGAGAAAGTCATCCTGTCGAACACCGGCGCACTGACCGTCGACGCCGTCCCGGCCAAGCTGGGCGTCATCGGCGCCGGCGTGATCGGCCTGGAGATGGGTTCCGTGTGGCGCCGCCTGGGTGCCAAGGTCACCGTGCTGGAAGGCCTGCCGACGTTCCTGGGCGCGGTCGACGAGCAGATCGCCAAGGAAGCGCACAAGCTGTTCACCAAGCAGGGCCTGGATATCCAGCTGGGCGTGAAGATCAACAGCGTCACCAAGGGCGACAACAACGTCACCGTGGACTACGCCGATGCAGCGGGCGCCGCCAAGAGCGAAACGTTCGACCGCCTGATCGTCTCGATCGGCCGCGTGCCGAACACCAACGGCCTCGGCATCGAGACCGTCGGCGTGCAGCTGGACGAGCGCGGCTTCGTGGCCGTCGACGACGAATGCCGCACCAACGTCCCGGGCATCTGGGCCGTGGGCGACGTCGTGCGCGGCCCGATGCTGGCGCACAAGGCGGAAGAAGAGGGTGTCGCCGTCGCCGAGCGTATCGCCGGCCAGCACGGTCACGTCAACTTCAACACGATCCCGTGGGTCATCTACACCTCGCCGGAAATCGCGTGGGTCGGCAAGACCGAGCAGCAGCTCAAGAAGGAAGGCGTCGCTTACAAAGCCGGCACGTTCCCGTTCATGGCCAACGGCCGTGCACGCGCGCTGGGCGACACGTCGGGCATGGTGAAATTCCTGGCCGACGCGGCGACCGACGAAATCCTGGGCGTCCACATCGTGGGCCCGGTCGCATCGGAGCTGATCTCGGAAGCCGTCGTCGCGATGGAATTCCGCGCGTCGTCGGAAGACATCGCCCGCATCTGCCACGCCCACCCGTCGCTGTCCGAAGCGACCAAGGAAGCCGCGCTCGCCGTCGACAAGCGTTCGCTGAACTTCTAA